The Kitasatospora sp. NBC_00374 genome has a segment encoding these proteins:
- a CDS encoding 2-hydroxyacid dehydrogenase, whose product MKILAYGVQADERPLLESAFEGRHELRSLAVFLNRDTAPLAAGHPAVSSSVNSVLDAGTLRLLAAGGTGLVAQRSTGFNNIDLEAAAELGLTVARVSEYSPHSVAEHAWTLALAVNRHLARASNRSREFDFRLDGLLGRDIHGMTVGVVGTGKIGTCFARIAHGFGTSLLGWDIAASPACLALGMEYVELAELLARSDLISLHVPLVPATHHLVDAAALARMKDDAILVNSSRGGLVDTAALVETLRAGRLSGVGLDVYEEETGVFFYDRSLVGITDDVLARLVTFPQVLVTSHQAYFTRTAVGQIIAATARNVDDFAAGRTNENTLVPAAGS is encoded by the coding sequence ATGAAGATCCTCGCCTACGGCGTCCAGGCAGACGAGCGACCGCTCCTGGAGAGCGCCTTCGAAGGCCGCCACGAGCTGCGCAGCCTGGCGGTCTTCCTCAACCGCGACACGGCCCCGCTGGCCGCCGGCCACCCGGCGGTCAGCAGCAGCGTCAACTCCGTGCTGGACGCCGGCACCCTCCGCCTGCTCGCCGCCGGCGGGACCGGGCTCGTCGCACAGCGCTCCACCGGATTCAACAACATCGACCTCGAAGCCGCCGCCGAACTCGGCCTGACCGTCGCCCGCGTCTCGGAGTACAGCCCCCACTCGGTCGCCGAACACGCCTGGACACTCGCCCTGGCCGTCAACCGGCATCTCGCCCGGGCGAGCAACCGCTCGCGCGAGTTCGACTTCCGGCTGGACGGCCTGCTGGGACGCGACATCCACGGAATGACCGTCGGTGTGGTCGGCACCGGGAAGATCGGTACCTGCTTCGCCCGGATCGCCCACGGCTTCGGTACCAGCCTGCTCGGCTGGGACATCGCAGCGAGCCCGGCCTGCCTCGCCCTCGGCATGGAGTACGTCGAACTCGCCGAACTCCTCGCCCGCAGTGACCTGATCAGCCTGCACGTGCCGCTGGTGCCCGCCACCCACCATCTCGTCGACGCCGCCGCCCTCGCCCGGATGAAGGACGACGCGATCCTGGTGAACTCCAGCCGCGGCGGCCTGGTCGACACCGCCGCCCTGGTCGAGACCCTGCGCGCCGGACGGCTCTCCGGCGTCGGGCTGGACGTCTACGAGGAGGAGACCGGCGTCTTCTTCTACGACCGCTCCCTGGTGGGCATCACCGACGACGTCCTGGCCCGGCTGGTCACCTTCCCCCAGGTGCTGGTCACCTCGCACCAGGCCTACTTCACCCGTACGGCCGTCGGCCAGATCATCGCCGCCACCGCCCGCAACGTCGACGACTTCGCCGCGGGCCGGACCAACGAGAACACCCTCGTCCCGGCCGCCGGCTCCTGA